tgtgtgtctgtgtctgtgtgtatgtgtctgtgtgtatgtgtacacttAGCTGTGCCTGCAGTGGTTAAGCTTCTGCTCTTGGGCCTACCTCCTCTACTTTCAAGCTGAATTCATGTCTTCATGATGACATCTTCATGGCGTTTGTGTTATGGGCGTGTGTTCATGATTCTGTATATGTATTAATACCTCTAGGAGTGTGCGCCTGTATATATGAATACCTGTACGTTTGATTGAATATTTTGGTCCTATGCATGATTGCTCGTACGTATGCGTGAATGCATTAATATACgtttaattctctctctctctctctctctctctctctctctctcgagctcCTAGAGTGACCTAGGCAACCCAGAGGCCGGGTACTAGGTGGAGGAGGTCGCAGTACACCTGGAGGGGCCTCTCCCCGCTGCCTTCAAGAACCTCCACAACCCCCTTCAAATAGGGGGGACGgggaggggaaggtgagggaaaTTCCCTAAAACTGTACTCGCCAACTGGGCGTTTCAGGACACTGGAGCCGAACCATTATGCCCAAGATAGTAAGCTATGCAACGTTCAAAgatcctgtatgactaaccatctcgCAAGATGCTTAGCCATTCAGGGGCGTGTGATGAGTAGTCTGCAACCTTTGGAGACATTATGAGAATATtggcaagaacacgagagtggatAAAGTCATTGCAAAGCtgcaggtaccttttttttttacGGGCGGGTGAGAAGGGCTTATAATGACTGGGTACTGTAAAATAATGTAGTGTTAAAGATCATGACCCAGTTCCTGCTGGCGGTGTTTACACCTGGAGTCACAGGATTGGGAGATTCATcaccggtagccacctgccataggtaacggtaacccagccTGCTCCTGCCAGTTGTTATGTCTCATTCTTTGCTCAATGTTTGGTCATgcccattaatatatatatatatataatataatataatatatataatatatatatatattattaaatatgaccgaaaaagtaagattaataattctaacacgaattttctcaatctttcgtacatttcttttcactgttggaggtaaatcaaaaatcaattctccaaaatcaaaattgaagagacaactaacacaacacctataccccctattagactattttacaggaacttcttttccacagctcataaaacggaggaaagggtcctcaaagatattaatagaaacgttatccctacagacaaaaatcagaggatacaactgacaatttactataaaaccagaaaaacggccagcctactcatgagaaactctccagacacaaaacagaacgctttaaaagagactaacgtcgtctatgtcttcaaatgccctcttggggactgtaagctccaaaaaacccagtatataggcaagacaacaacatctctttctaggcgtttaacgatgcataagcaacagggctccattaaggaatatataacctcttcccacaaccaaaccatcgccagagaaatcctagtaaacaacacagaaatcatcgatagatacagcgatagcaggcggcttgacgtttgcgaggcactacacatcaagaagtcaacaccagcaatcaacagccaattaatgcacaactatattctacccacctcaagactccgctccaatatagaagcatcaagaaatatggaccaataggctttctacaatcacttctattcaatacccattgtttcgtgttctgtcttgtgttgatgaaattaatacccatttaatgccacctcaccccatccacctctctcaaatgtagatataaaaacggagatgcgtaagttctattcagttgtgtatttgtaaactaatgtctttgaaaatgtaataagtgttacgaaacgcgctcatgtcgcgtcagactagaaataaaaatgaattttggagaattgatttttgatttacctccaacaatgaaaagaaatgtacgaaagattgagaaaattcgtgttagaattattaatcttactttttcggtcatatttaataatatatgtctacaggaaagactgctaccaaaatatactaatatatatatatatatatatatatatatatatatatatatatatatatatatatatataatatatacacccaTGTGATCAATTTTAATATATTCTTCTTAAAAGGACATGATGACACACAATCCCACCCACAGAGGGAGAGCCCCCATCTCCCAGAACTCTCCCACATAGTTctctcctccacaccccctccccctcacccccatccCTGTCCGCCTCCCCTCATTCTTTTCTCATATTTCTCCCTCATTCTTCGTGTAGCCTCCACGGTGTCAGCCAGCCTCTCCTCCTCTCTGAGGGCTCAAGACactcatcttccccccccccccccccgtacaatTACCTCTTCACCACCCGTGATCAGACAAGGGCGCTGTGCTGGCTCTCGTATACACCACGGAGGACTGAACCGGTTATGAACCATCCCCCGAGAATAATTACGTCGTGTTGAACAAGGTTCACCCGGAATCTCGTTTTCTCCTTCGAATTCCGTTTTTTGTCGATAAACATGATTCGTTTTCTGTTGGATTTGTGTACCTTTTGGTCGGGTTTTTTTCTTATCGCTCGCATTTCAGTTTTTTCTTAATGTTTATCACGTTAATATAAACCTGGCAGTGTATTAATAATGTCTACCGATGGAAAGGTCCCGGAGCTGATTGCTGCGGCAGGACAGAAACGTTTGGGCAACGTAGGAATTTATCTGATGCctctgtgtggtgggggtgggccCAATAGGCTTCGGTGtgcccagtaagcttcatggcccCGAATATGGAAAGTCATGAGGTGAACTCATGAGGACAATGATCGCACTGGACACGAGGCATCAtgaggctgcaggtgtgtagcctggaggctgcaggtgtgtagcctggaggctccaggtgtgtagccTCATGCCGCCAGTCACTCACGGATTCacgcattgtttcgtgtcctaCTGATCCGTGTGTGAGAGTTGACTGCGGTCTTGAGCGGTGTTTAGCACTGTGAGTACCAGCTGGGGCCAGGGGCTGAGGACCAGCTGGGGCCAGGGGCTGAGGACCAGCTGGGGCCAGGGGCTGAGGACCAGCTGGGGCCAGGGACTGAGGACCAGCTGGGGCCAGGGACTGTGTACCAGCTGGGGCCAGGGACTGTGTACCAGCTGGGGCCAGGGGCTGAGGACCAGCTGGGGCCAGGGACTGAGGACCAGCTGGGGCCAGGGACTGTGTACCAGCTGGGGCCAGGGACTGAGGACCAGCTGGGGCCAGGGGCTGAGGACCAGCTGGGGCCAGGGACTGAGGACCAGCTGGGGCCAGGGGCTGAGGACCAGCTGGGGCCAGGGGCTGAGGACCAGCTGGGGCCAGGGGCTGAGGACCAGCTGGGGCCAGGGGCTGAGGACCAGCTGGGGCCAGGGGCTGAGGACCAGCTGGGGCCAGGGACTGAGGACCAGCTGGGGCCAGGGACTGAGGACCAGCTGGGGCCAGGGACTGAGGACCAGCTGGGGCCAGGGGCTGAGGACCAGCTGGGGCCAGGGACTGAGGACCAGCTGGGGCCAGGGACTGAGGACCAGCTGGGGCCAGGGACTGAGGACCAGCTGGGGCCAGGGACTGAGGACCAGCTGGGGCCAGGGACTGGGTATAGTCCTCACACTGTAGTTTGAGTACGAAGGACATATATATTAAGCACTTGGTTGTGATAATAGAGTCGCAGTGTGTGTGCCTTCTGACACACAGGGGGCTGGCACACTGCCTCGTGGCACTCCCTCTACCACAGGGAGCTGGCACACCACTGCCTCGTGGCActccctctaccacagggggctgGCACACCACTGCCTCGTGGCACTCCCTCTACCACAGGGAGCTGGCACACCACTGCCTCGTGGAACTCCCTCTACCACAGGGAGCTGGCACACCACTGCCTCGTGGCACTCCCACTACCACAGGGGGGGGGCTGGCACACCACTGCCTCGTGGCACTCCCTCTACCACAGGGAGCTGGCACACCACTGCCTCGTGGCACTCCCactaccacagggggggggggctggcacaCCACTGCCTCGTGGCACTCCCACTACCACAAGGGGGGGCTGGCACACCACTGCCACGTGGCACTCCCACTAACACAGGGGACGCTGGCACACCACTGCCTCGTGGCACTCCCACTACCACAGGGGGGGCTGGCACACTGCCTCGTGGCActccctctaccacagggggctgGCACACCACTGCCTCGTGGCACTCCCACTACCACAGGGGGCTGGCACACCACTGCCTCGTGGCActccctctaccacagggggctgGCACACCACTGCCACGTGGCActccctctaccacagggggctgGCACACCACTGCCTCGTGGCACTCCCAATACCACGGGGGGGGGGCTGGCACACCACTGCCTCGTGGCACTCCCACTACCACAAGGGGGGGCTGGCACACCACTGCCACGTGGCACTCCCactaacacagggggggggggggctagcacACCACTGCCTCGTGGCACTCCCACTACCACAGGGGGGCTGGCACACCACTGCCACGTGGCACTCCCactaccacagggggggggggctggcacaCCACTGCCTCGTGGCACTCCCACTACCACAGGGGGCTGGTACACCACTGCCACGTGGCACTCCCACTACCACAGGGGGGGGGCTGGCACACCACTGCCTCGTGGCACTCCCACTACCACAGGGGGCTGGTACACCACTGCCACGTGGCACTCCCACTACCACAGGGGGCTGGTACATCACTGCCACGTGGCACTCCCactaccacagggggggggggctggcacaCCACTGCCTCGTAGCACTCCCACTACTACAGGGGGCTGGTACACCACTGCCACGTGGCACTCCCACTACCACAGGGGGGGGGCAGGCACACCACTGCCACATGGCACTCCCACTACCACAGGGGGGCTGGCACACCACTGCCTCGTGGCACTCCCACTACCACAGGGGGGGGCTGGCACACTGCCTCGTGGCACTCCCACTaccatagggggggggggctggcacaCTGCCACATGGCACTCCCACTACCACAGGGGGGCTGGCACACTGCCTCGTGGCACTCCCACTACCACAGGGGGCTGGTACACCACTGCCACGTGGCACTCCCACTACCACAGGGGGCTGGTACATCACTGCCACGTGGCACTCCCactaccacaggggggggggctggcacaCCACTGCCTCGTAGCACTCCCACTACTACAGGGGGCTGGTACACCACTGCCACGTGGCACTCCCactaccacaggggggggggcaggcacaCCACTGCCACATGGCACTCCCACTACCACAGGGGGGCTGGCACACCACTGCCTCGTGGCACTCCCACTACCACAGGGGGGGGCTGGCACACTGCCTCGTGGCACTCCCACTAccataggggggggggctggcacaCTGCCACATGGCACTCCCACTACCACAGGGGGGCTGGCACACTGCCTCGTGGCACTCCCACTACCACAGGGGGGGCTGGCACACCACTGCCTCGTGGCACTCCCactaccacaggggggggggctggcacaCCACTGCCACGTGGCACTACCACAGGGGGCTGGCACACCACTGCCTCGTGGCACTCCCACTACCACAGGGGGCTGGCACACCACTGCCTCGTGGCACTCCCACTACCACAGGGGGCTGGCACACCACTGCCTCCTGGCACTCCCACTACCACAGGGGGGGCTGGCACACCACTGCCACGTGGCACTCCCACTAACACAGGGGACGCTGGCACACCACTGCCTCGTGGCACTCCCACTACCACAGGGGGGGGCTGACACACCACTGCCTCGTGGCACTCCCACTACCACAGGGGGGGGGCTGGTACACCACTGCCACGTGGCACTCCCACTACCACTGGAAGTTGGTACACCACTGCCACGTGGCACTCCCACTACCACAGGGGGGGCTGGCACACCACTGCCACGTGGCACTCCCACTACCACAGGGGGGGCTGGCACACCACTGCCACGTGGCACTCCCACTACTATAGGGGGAGCTGGCACACCACTGCCTCGTGGCACTCCCACTACCACAGGGGGGGCTGGCATACTGCCTCGTGGCACTCCCACTACCGCAGGGGGGGCTGGCACACCACTGCCTCGTGGCACTCCCACTACCACAGGGGGGGCTGGTACACAACTGCCACGTGGCACTCCCACTACCACAGGGGGGGCTGGCACACCACTGCCTCGTGGCActccctctaccacagggggctgGCACACCACTGCCACGTGGCACTCCCATTACCACAGGGGGCTGGCACACCACTGCCACGTGGCACTCCCACTACCACAGGGGGCTGGCACACCACTGCCACGTGGCACTCCCATTACCACAGGGGGCTGGCACACCACTGCCACGTGGCACTCCCACTACCACAGGGGGCTGGCACACTACTGCCACGTGGCACTCCCACTACCACAGGGGGCTGGCACACCACTGCCACGTGGCACTGCCACGTGGCATTCCCACTACCACAAGGGGCTGGCACACCACTGCCACGTGGCACTCCCACTACCACAGGGGGCTGGCACACCACTGCCACGTGGCACTCCCACTACCACAAGGGGGGGCTGCCTCACAACATACTCCCATACACATACTCCCTCACAAGACGCCTTTCGTGAAAGCTACAGAAGGCGGCTACACTCCTGGTGGCTCGCAGGTGTGGCTCGCAGGTGTGGCTCGcaggtgtggctggcaggtgtgggTGCCTCACCTACCAAAACtcacgcaccagtacacactacaaGTGTGTCCAGAACGAGCGCGTGAACACCTACACAAATGCTCCCCGCTGATCATCACGACGGCGGCTTCAAAGGGAATCAAGGCGCTATATAACCTTCTCAGCCTTCCCGGTGCTCTCTACGGAGCCTCCTTAGTAAAGCGTTCCCATTCACctggggctctaggagactcgaaccgtggatcCCCCCCACCGCGTTTTTACCTTAGTACCGCGCTCCGTGTTAGAACACCGAGAAATAATACAAAATTTGGAACACGATCTCTGGGTTTCACAGTGCTCAACAATCTGGGTTGATCCTTGGTCAAcactcgttgttgttgttgttaaagatttagctactcaggacgaagtgtccatgtagcacgggctatggtgagcccgtggtcaaCACTCATGTGAGTGCTCCTATATACCGTTGATGGATGGTGAGGCGGCTCTAAACCACAAGACGGGACGTTTTAAACCATTTACGGGGGCATATTATGGAAAAATACAATAAATGAAAAGTGatgcgatttcaatcaaacttttttgactagttgtatataaatTTGGGTTCAACTGGTCCAGCTCTCAGCATTGTagtataaataggaagggagaaaaaaatattgaattgtgtGTTAAAATTTTTcgaaaatggtcaaaaattaacatcaaacaaaaATGTCAGTTGAAAGCATGTCTGTGACtctaagctatcacaatagcatataataaagtattttaatattcagtttcatgcaaaaaaaaaaataaaaaaaaatagattttttctCAATatgtttttcattttttcatatttttttatcagccgatttgcatgaaacttatacaccttaaAGAACGTATACCTATCTGTAAAGATgcaaattttggagaaaattgattGAGGTCAACTTCAACCACAGGTGGCAGAGTGTTtgatcttatttattttcaagtaacataaaattGCATCTCCTCTTTCATTTTTTCAATTGACATGAAATTTACACGTTATATGTAGAGATGACGTCTCTACAACATTTATAAAACACTTTATTccgaagttcatttattgattttataaatatttgcaaaacatgaaatattggcatgtattttggggggaactttgactacttgtattagtaaaactaaacataatgTTAGTAAaacattagtaaaactaaacatattttaaacaatcttttttataaaaaaaatccgTTATTATATGCTAATATGATATataagtgtcatagaaatgatgtcatttgaaacttgtggttgtagttacttattgaaaatgtgtaaaattcgttggaaaaaaaaatatatatatatatatatatatatatatatatatatatatat
This DNA window, taken from Procambarus clarkii isolate CNS0578487 chromosome 40, FALCON_Pclarkii_2.0, whole genome shotgun sequence, encodes the following:
- the LOC138373013 gene encoding proline-rich protein HaeIII subfamily 1-like, which translates into the protein MFLWIPSHVGICGNERADMLAAEGAEGDHIEFFIPKTLLQIRGIVRQHHRDKCEDYTQSLAPAGPQSLAPAGPQSLAPAGPQSLAPAGPQSLAPAGPQPLAPAGPQSLAPAGPQSLAPAGPQSLAPAGPQPLAPAGPQPLAPAGPQPLAPAGPQPLAPAGPQPLAPAGPQSLAPAGPQPLAPAGPQSLAPAGTQSLAPAGPQSLAPAGPQPLAPAGTQSLAPAGTQSLAPAGPQSLAPAGPQPLAPAGPQPLAPAGPQPLAPAGTHSAKHRSRPQSTLTHGSVGHETMRESPADSPVSPLQPADSPVNPLQPADSPVSPSQPADSGSCQTVSPEYFNSSLEKNYNPSPV